Proteins encoded in a region of the Orenia metallireducens genome:
- a CDS encoding YetF domain-containing protein — MNETLVVIIRGLIGLFTLLIYTRILGKHQISQLTYFDYIIGIVIGSIAATLTTDLDSRTWTQWVGLTTWAVTGFILEWSTLKSRKISKYLEGEPTIVIMNGKIMENNLSRMKYKVDDLLAQLRNKKIFNPSTVEFAILEKNGKLSILKKSQYQNLTPKDMNLPTNYKGLSVELIYDGIVIEQNLKQVNLDHNWLTSQLRKHGINNISEVVLVTLDTSGKLYIDTKSDNNLEVPIDLSDYPGSN; from the coding sequence TTGAATGAAACACTTGTAGTGATTATTAGAGGGCTAATCGGTTTATTTACTCTCTTAATTTATACTCGTATCCTTGGCAAACACCAGATTAGCCAACTTACTTACTTTGATTATATCATAGGTATTGTAATTGGTTCTATTGCAGCTACCCTCACTACTGATTTAGACAGTCGTACTTGGACACAATGGGTTGGTTTAACTACTTGGGCAGTTACTGGCTTTATCTTAGAATGGAGTACATTAAAATCAAGAAAAATCTCTAAATATCTTGAAGGAGAGCCAACTATAGTGATTATGAATGGTAAGATAATGGAAAACAACTTATCTAGAATGAAATATAAGGTGGATGATCTTCTAGCCCAATTACGTAATAAAAAGATTTTCAACCCTTCTACAGTTGAATTTGCTATCCTCGAGAAAAATGGAAAATTATCGATTCTGAAGAAGTCTCAATATCAAAACTTAACACCTAAGGATATGAATCTTCCAACTAATTACAAAGGTTTAAGCGTAGAGCTGATTTATGATGGTATAGTTATTGAACAGAATCTTAAGCAAGTCAATCTTGATCACAATTGGTTAACCTCTCAATTGAGAAAGCACGGAATCAATAATATTTCTGAAGTAGTTTTAGTAACTTTAGATACCTCTGGTAAGCTATATATAGATACTAAATCTGATAATAACCTTGAAGTACCAATAGACTTAAGTGATTATCCTGGATCAAATTAA
- a CDS encoding DUF4363 family protein, translating into MRNKLIDVILLSFIIISLLGYFILSNQVFEDDSLRDKFQLVEGYIISEDWDKAKELSINIKFSWDKQKPWIMLNFAEAEFSNFEITLNQIIGGVIAKDTATALSNTLVAKDMWENFKRVVPEP; encoded by the coding sequence ATGAGAAATAAATTAATAGATGTAATCTTACTATCATTCATTATAATTTCATTACTTGGATACTTTATATTAAGTAATCAAGTTTTTGAAGATGATTCTCTAAGGGATAAATTCCAACTTGTAGAAGGATACATAATAAGTGAAGATTGGGATAAGGCTAAGGAGTTAAGTATAAATATTAAATTTAGTTGGGATAAGCAGAAGCCTTGGATTATGTTAAACTTTGCCGAAGCTGAGTTCTCAAATTTTGAAATCACACTAAATCAAATTATAGGTGGAGTTATAGCAAAGGATACAGCAACAGCACTATCTAATACTTTAGTAGCCAAAGATATGTGGGAGAACTTTAAAAGAGTAGTCCCAGAGCCTTAA
- a CDS encoding FMN-dependent NADH-azoreductase, translated as MSKVLYIKANPKTEDDSYTFKMSEAFLEEYKKANPKDEITTLDLYQEDIKPLTAEMIEELFTKEDSDVRRYVKEFASADKYIIAAPMWNLSIPAILKVYIDYLVVAGITFKYTEEGPAGLLKDKKVTYLVARGGKYSEGPAQDFEMGERYLRTILGFMGITDFSTVATELTNVLQGKELEKSVAASIEEAKKVAKEF; from the coding sequence ATGTCAAAAGTATTGTATATTAAGGCAAACCCAAAAACTGAGGACGATTCTTATACCTTTAAGATGTCGGAAGCTTTTTTAGAAGAGTATAAGAAGGCTAATCCTAAAGATGAAATTACTACCTTAGATTTATATCAAGAAGATATCAAGCCTTTAACTGCAGAGATGATAGAAGAGTTATTCACCAAGGAAGATAGTGATGTTAGAAGATATGTCAAGGAGTTTGCTAGTGCCGATAAGTATATCATTGCTGCTCCAATGTGGAATTTGAGCATTCCAGCTATTTTGAAGGTATATATTGATTATTTAGTAGTAGCTGGGATTACCTTCAAATATACAGAAGAGGGTCCAGCTGGATTACTTAAAGACAAGAAGGTAACATATTTGGTAGCAAGAGGTGGTAAGTACAGCGAAGGTCCCGCCCAAGATTTTGAGATGGGAGAACGCTATCTAAGAACAATCTTAGGCTTTATGGGAATCACAGACTTTAGCACAGTTGCTACAGAACTTACTAATGTTTTACAAGGAAAAGAGTTAGAGAAGTCAGTAGCAGCTTCAATTGAAGAGGCTAAAAAGGTTGCGAAGGAGTTTTAA
- a CDS encoding manganese catalase family protein, with the protein MFKHDKQLLHDVKVDQPNPTYAAMLQEQLGGPNGELKAGLQYFAQSFRIQDPEIKDLFLDIATEEFSHAEMVAQTINLLNGHDVANTPDTVGQIESQVLGGLSPMLANASGEPFTANYVNVTGDIIADILSDIAAEQRAKVVYEYLHRQIDDHGVRETIDFLLNREEAHNALFREALNKLQQKPEYSNYDFGVTEDSKLYFDLSTPGRYFANPNPTAPSFDNPRKMEKSTQTLQPVQ; encoded by the coding sequence ATGTTTAAACACGATAAACAACTATTGCACGATGTAAAAGTAGATCAACCTAACCCTACTTATGCTGCTATGTTACAAGAACAATTAGGAGGACCTAATGGGGAGCTAAAGGCTGGACTGCAATATTTTGCTCAAAGCTTTAGGATTCAAGATCCTGAAATTAAAGATTTATTTTTAGATATAGCTACTGAAGAGTTCAGTCATGCAGAGATGGTGGCTCAAACTATTAACCTGTTAAATGGTCATGATGTAGCCAATACTCCTGACACTGTTGGGCAGATAGAATCCCAAGTCTTAGGTGGTCTATCTCCCATGTTAGCAAATGCTTCTGGAGAACCCTTCACTGCTAATTATGTAAATGTTACTGGTGATATTATTGCTGACATTCTCTCGGATATTGCTGCTGAACAGAGAGCTAAAGTAGTCTATGAGTACTTACATCGCCAGATAGATGACCACGGGGTTAGAGAGACTATTGATTTCTTATTAAATCGGGAAGAAGCCCATAATGCCCTATTTAGAGAAGCCTTAAATAAGCTACAACAGAAACCAGAATATTCTAATTATGACTTTGGAGTTACTGAGGATTCTAAGCTATACTTCGATCTATCTACACCAGGTAGATATTTTGCTAATCCTAATCCAACTGCTCCAAGCTTTGATAATCCACGTAAAATGGAAAAAAGTACTCAAACCCTGCAACCAGTTCAATAA
- a CDS encoding spore coat protein gives MNKEYGAHEIMEMHEVLTDTINGINQFELYRPHVKDSQLGSILDNQIQFMIKEYNNMVQAMNQRGMNQRLPYNNQMNSNPKYGLRNPQPESPNTSINQLNDRDIASGMLSCHKSSAIMRTIGALECADPQLRKMVQQGSMNCMDQAYEVWQFMNERGFYQVPTLKDTTTDTMVHSYTPANMNNNMNMQLQPQAQAQPTMQ, from the coding sequence ATGAACAAAGAATATGGTGCACATGAGATTATGGAAATGCATGAGGTTTTAACTGACACAATAAATGGAATCAACCAATTTGAACTATATCGTCCTCACGTAAAAGACTCCCAATTAGGTTCAATCTTAGACAATCAAATTCAATTTATGATTAAGGAGTATAATAATATGGTTCAAGCCATGAATCAACGTGGAATGAATCAGAGGTTACCATACAATAATCAAATGAATTCTAATCCAAAATATGGTTTAAGAAATCCTCAACCAGAAAGTCCAAATACTTCTATCAATCAACTTAATGATAGAGATATAGCAAGTGGTATGTTAAGTTGTCATAAATCCTCTGCAATAATGAGAACTATAGGAGCATTAGAATGTGCTGACCCTCAATTAAGAAAGATGGTACAACAAGGAAGCATGAACTGTATGGATCAAGCCTATGAAGTATGGCAATTTATGAATGAAAGAGGGTTTTATCAAGTTCCTACTTTAAAGGATACTACAACTGATACAATGGTTCATTCTTATACACCAGCTAATATGAATAATAATATGAATATGCAATTACAACCACAAGCACAAGCACAACCTACTATGCAGTAA
- a CDS encoding thiamine pyrophosphate-binding protein, translated as MSKQKLSKVIIEQLNKWGVEHIYGYAGDTILKFFSELKDSPIKLYTTKHESAAGLMASAESKLKGQLSVCLADGGPGSVNILNGVADAYSDRTPMLLITGQVESWNMGTNYEQFIKQMNITDSLTVYSAMVTNPESIVDLMVKAMTKALVEGGVSHLIVPMDMWDKETNAQARDYLPHLDEVRLPDDELINQSVELINQAQRPVILYGRGVKGCREELLEFANKINGGLISTLAAKGMVEYDQPLFLGGLGHAGNEKADNLLKESDLIIILGATWWPMDSVPRNPRVIQFDAIKENIGMNHPVEVGVLGEIRSSLELLLEKVSAKNNQEWREKIEGTRQQLIDKLSTEYENNEEGICPKEIIKAISNNIGENEIITLDSGDNVVWFGKYFNKRCEEVLISGKWRTMGFALPAALAAKINYPEKPVTCIIGDGGIGMVLAELLTARRYNLPIRIIVMNNGLLAMERNKMLSANLEREEVNLSNPDFIKLAEVCGIRGMRAESVKELDYILNQNQDITETILIDVATADPIPTGTKLESRKVIELV; from the coding sequence ATGTCTAAGCAGAAACTAAGTAAAGTAATAATAGAACAGCTAAACAAATGGGGGGTTGAACATATCTATGGCTATGCAGGGGATACCATTTTAAAGTTCTTCTCAGAGCTAAAAGATTCTCCGATTAAACTTTATACCACCAAGCATGAGAGTGCAGCAGGATTGATGGCCTCAGCTGAGTCCAAGTTAAAAGGGCAGCTATCAGTTTGTCTAGCCGATGGCGGACCAGGTAGTGTAAATATTCTCAATGGTGTTGCCGATGCTTATAGTGATAGAACACCTATGCTCTTAATCACAGGGCAGGTAGAGAGCTGGAATATGGGTACAAATTATGAACAATTTATCAAGCAGATGAATATCACCGACTCTCTGACTGTCTACTCTGCTATGGTCACTAATCCTGAATCGATAGTAGATTTAATGGTCAAGGCAATGACTAAAGCGCTAGTTGAAGGTGGGGTCAGCCATTTAATAGTTCCTATGGATATGTGGGATAAAGAGACCAACGCTCAAGCCCGTGATTATCTACCCCATTTGGATGAGGTGAGATTGCCTGATGATGAGTTGATTAACCAATCAGTAGAGCTGATAAATCAAGCTCAACGACCAGTAATATTATATGGTCGAGGTGTTAAAGGTTGTAGAGAAGAGTTATTAGAGTTTGCTAATAAGATTAATGGAGGGTTGATCAGCACCCTAGCAGCTAAAGGAATGGTTGAATATGATCAACCATTATTTTTAGGTGGTTTAGGTCATGCAGGAAATGAGAAAGCTGATAACCTATTAAAAGAGTCAGATTTAATTATTATCTTAGGAGCTACTTGGTGGCCGATGGATAGTGTACCACGAAACCCTAGAGTGATACAATTTGATGCTATAAAAGAAAATATTGGGATGAACCATCCAGTAGAAGTAGGAGTCTTAGGTGAGATAAGAAGCTCATTGGAATTATTATTAGAGAAGGTCTCTGCTAAGAATAATCAAGAGTGGAGAGAGAAGATAGAAGGTACTAGACAGCAATTAATAGATAAATTATCAACAGAATATGAGAATAATGAAGAAGGGATATGCCCTAAAGAGATTATCAAGGCGATTTCTAATAATATTGGTGAGAATGAGATTATTACCCTTGATTCTGGAGATAATGTAGTCTGGTTTGGCAAATACTTCAATAAGAGATGTGAAGAAGTTCTAATTTCAGGAAAGTGGAGGACGATGGGCTTTGCTCTACCAGCAGCATTAGCAGCTAAGATAAACTATCCTGAAAAGCCTGTTACTTGTATTATCGGTGATGGGGGAATAGGAATGGTCTTAGCTGAGCTTTTGACAGCTAGAAGATATAATCTTCCAATTAGGATAATTGTGATGAATAATGGATTATTAGCTATGGAAAGAAACAAGATGCTTTCAGCTAACTTGGAGCGGGAAGAGGTTAACTTGAGTAACCCTGATTTTATAAAATTGGCAGAGGTCTGTGGTATTAGAGGGATGAGGGCAGAGAGTGTTAAAGAGCTGGATTATATCTTAAATCAGAATCAAGATATAACAGAGACTATATTAATAGATGTAGCAACAGCAGACCCAATACCTACAGGAACTAAGCTAGAGTCAAGAAAGGTAATTGAATTAGTATAA
- a CDS encoding DUF2512 family protein produces MNSTTKALILKFLMTFVFAAISFTFIADNTLGWSLIVAILVTALNYLLGDLLVLPNFGNITASIGDGVMGALTAYLLDIISRNFGTTLFTLSLFAILIVVGEYFFHQYLLNNKKVSP; encoded by the coding sequence ATGAACTCTACAACCAAAGCACTAATTCTTAAGTTTCTTATGACCTTTGTCTTTGCTGCTATCTCATTCACTTTTATAGCTGATAATACCTTGGGATGGAGCTTAATAGTAGCAATATTAGTAACAGCTCTAAATTATTTATTAGGTGATTTGTTAGTCCTTCCTAACTTTGGAAATATCACTGCTTCTATAGGTGATGGAGTAATGGGTGCCTTAACTGCTTATCTTCTTGATATAATCTCTAGAAATTTTGGTACTACCTTATTTACTCTAAGCCTTTTTGCTATCTTAATAGTAGTTGGTGAATATTTCTTCCATCAATATTTGCTTAACAACAAAAAAGTGTCTCCATGA
- a CDS encoding metal ABC transporter ATP-binding protein, producing the protein MKEIIEVENLSFSYEDDYVLKDINLTINKGDFIAFIGPNGSGKSTLLKLLIGDLKASSGQVKLLGKAIKNFKEWDKVGYISQKVRDFNSSFPATVKEIIGAALYQEMGWFKILTKKLEQRIDKVLKLVDMFDYKYRKIGELSGGQQQRVFIARTLISNPEIIFLDEPLVGVDAKSQDEFYKLLAKLNGELGITIVMISHDIYVISDQANKIFCFGNNSIFVHQAEEFDYINYLNQIKGDNKSLVPKHEHQGVNSRCC; encoded by the coding sequence ATGAAAGAGATAATTGAGGTGGAGAATCTATCCTTTAGTTATGAGGATGATTATGTATTGAAGGATATTAATTTAACTATCAATAAAGGCGATTTTATCGCCTTTATTGGTCCTAATGGATCTGGGAAGAGTACATTATTGAAGTTATTAATAGGTGATTTAAAAGCAAGTAGTGGTCAGGTTAAGCTATTGGGTAAAGCAATTAAGAACTTTAAAGAGTGGGACAAGGTTGGCTATATTTCACAGAAGGTGAGAGATTTTAATTCCAGCTTTCCAGCTACGGTCAAGGAGATTATTGGGGCAGCCTTATATCAGGAGATGGGATGGTTTAAAATACTGACTAAGAAGTTAGAGCAGAGAATAGATAAAGTTCTAAAATTAGTCGATATGTTTGATTATAAGTATCGAAAGATTGGAGAGCTATCTGGTGGGCAGCAGCAACGGGTATTTATTGCTAGAACCTTAATTAGCAATCCAGAAATAATCTTTTTAGATGAACCTTTAGTGGGAGTAGATGCTAAGTCTCAAGATGAATTCTATAAATTATTGGCTAAATTGAATGGGGAGCTAGGAATTACTATAGTGATGATCTCTCATGATATTTATGTGATTAGTGATCAGGCTAATAAGATCTTCTGCTTTGGAAACAATAGTATCTTCGTACATCAGGCTGAAGAGTTTGATTATATTAACTATTTAAATCAGATAAAGGGAGATAATAAATCATTGGTACCAAAGCATGAACATCAGGGGGTGAATAGTAGGTGTTGTTAG
- a CDS encoding DUF1657 domain-containing protein — MTVKTKMEETITSAESVLANLKTFALETQNPEAKQMFKSLAKSQQGITDTLNSRLEFIKNEEPQFRGQ; from the coding sequence TTGACAGTAAAAACTAAAATGGAAGAGACAATTACAAGTGCAGAATCTGTCTTAGCAAACTTAAAAACCTTTGCTTTAGAGACTCAAAACCCAGAGGCTAAGCAAATGTTCAAATCTTTAGCCAAATCTCAGCAAGGAATTACAGATACTCTAAACTCTAGATTAGAGTTTATTAAGAATGAAGAACCTCAATTTAGAGGTCAATAA
- a CDS encoding Fur family transcriptional regulator — protein MGKLELWEQKLKDKGIRWTRQREIIIGVLLDSSRPLSAQDIFAKLKEEYPKLRLSTVYRNLNSFKDDNIVRSLNLKGNEQKFELIDGHHHHHLICIECDDILPLDCPLKEFERKLKDDTGYTIIDHRMKIYGLCPSCKKY, from the coding sequence ATGGGAAAATTAGAACTTTGGGAGCAAAAATTAAAGGATAAAGGAATTAGATGGACTAGACAGAGAGAGATTATTATAGGTGTATTACTTGATAGTAGCAGACCTTTATCTGCTCAAGATATATTTGCTAAATTGAAAGAAGAGTATCCTAAGCTAAGATTGTCCACGGTATATAGGAACTTAAATTCCTTCAAAGATGATAATATTGTTAGGTCATTAAATTTAAAAGGGAATGAACAGAAGTTTGAATTGATTGATGGGCATCATCATCATCATTTAATCTGTATAGAATGTGATGATATACTCCCTTTAGATTGTCCTTTAAAGGAGTTTGAGAGAAAATTGAAGGATGACACAGGGTATACTATCATAGACCATAGAATGAAGATATATGGATTATGCCCAAGTTGTAAAAAATATTAA
- a CDS encoding DUF421 domain-containing protein codes for MEILVYIIRCIMMLIVTWTGIRIIGKKSLAETTSYDLAAILVLANIAAEPLVYKVTSKATLGIITVVITTAIIGLLSLNKFLYNLDTNPILLIADGKIIKKNLKKIRMNIPLLMSELRIKGYQNISDVEFAIVEPNGKLSVIPKSTARPIQPTDLAIATSPTQLSFPLIIDGQLNKKNWSYLNKDESWLKQQLQAFGIDKIEDVLLAQIDSTGQIHIYPQKKEIKIPEIV; via the coding sequence ATGGAAATATTAGTTTATATTATTCGTTGTATTATGATGCTAATAGTAACTTGGACTGGAATAAGAATCATTGGTAAGAAATCTCTTGCTGAAACTACTTCCTATGATTTAGCTGCAATTTTAGTCTTAGCTAATATCGCAGCAGAGCCATTGGTCTATAAAGTGACTTCTAAAGCCACCTTAGGTATTATAACAGTAGTTATTACTACAGCCATAATTGGTCTCTTATCGCTAAATAAATTCTTGTACAACCTCGATACTAATCCTATCTTACTTATCGCTGATGGTAAGATTATAAAAAAGAATCTAAAGAAGATTAGAATGAATATCCCTCTACTTATGTCTGAACTTAGGATCAAGGGTTATCAGAATATCTCAGATGTGGAATTTGCGATCGTTGAACCAAATGGTAAATTATCTGTTATACCAAAATCAACTGCTAGACCAATACAGCCTACAGATTTAGCAATAGCAACAAGTCCAACACAATTAAGCTTCCCTTTAATTATTGATGGTCAGTTAAATAAGAAGAACTGGTCCTATCTTAATAAAGATGAGAGTTGGCTTAAGCAGCAATTACAGGCCTTTGGCATAGATAAAATTGAAGATGTATTATTAGCACAAATAGACTCCACAGGTCAAATACATATCTATCCCCAAAAGAAGGAGATCAAAATCCCAGAGATAGTTTAA
- a CDS encoding GerAB/ArcD/ProY family transporter — translation MVIAASLTPAHWFLIIPNLSLIFKPYFTDNKRTIRASLLGNLVVQIMIVILFISALTTLGVDLTSALKFPFYTLSALSLTGLETIIFVAWMTGVILEVGIFYLASLELISSLFELKDYRTLVIPFFIATTSVGLFQSGIPAVFKHIGYMVPINVLLLEIPFLTIVILIYLIGNKKDKSCK, via the coding sequence ATGGTTATTGCAGCTAGCCTTACACCCGCTCATTGGTTTCTAATAATTCCTAATCTCTCACTGATATTCAAACCATATTTTACAGATAATAAAAGAACTATTAGAGCAAGTTTATTAGGTAATTTAGTGGTACAAATTATGATAGTCATACTATTTATCAGTGCTTTAACTACATTAGGTGTCGATTTAACTTCTGCCTTAAAATTTCCTTTTTATACCTTAAGTGCTCTATCTTTAACAGGTTTAGAGACAATCATCTTTGTAGCTTGGATGACAGGAGTTATTCTTGAAGTTGGAATTTTTTATTTAGCATCTTTAGAATTAATCTCATCTTTATTTGAGTTAAAAGATTATAGAACATTAGTTATTCCCTTCTTTATTGCTACTACTTCTGTGGGGCTATTTCAAAGTGGAATTCCAGCCGTTTTTAAACATATAGGCTATATGGTTCCAATTAATGTATTATTATTAGAAATCCCCTTTCTAACAATAGTTATCTTAATTTATCTAATTGGAAATAAAAAAGATAAATCATGTAAATAA
- a CDS encoding potassium channel family protein, whose product MFNSYNKFDNQRLEKYTEIFMLILAVLAIGMLTAESFFNLSAKTEDLFSNIDFFICIVFALEFCSRLAHVKSGERLDYILNNLLDIIAFIPFDKAFRLFRIARVSRLLSLTQLFYITKVFRVARIFIFVRRSIKGFHRFIQTNGLNYMLIFTVVVIFLGAVGVHKFENRSFEDALWWSLVTATTVGYGDIAPKTIEGRMIAALIMIVGISLIGMITSTLSTFFSNEERRKGDNSNLKFVIEQLNNIEDLSAKEVKELKRIIDAYLDMKLSSSTEEEE is encoded by the coding sequence ATGTTCAACTCTTATAATAAATTCGATAATCAAAGATTAGAGAAGTATACTGAAATATTTATGTTAATTTTAGCTGTCTTGGCAATAGGGATGTTAACTGCAGAAAGTTTTTTTAATCTTTCTGCTAAGACAGAAGATTTATTTTCAAATATAGATTTCTTTATCTGTATCGTCTTTGCTTTAGAGTTCTGCTCACGATTAGCCCATGTTAAAAGTGGTGAAAGACTAGATTATATCTTAAATAATCTATTAGATATAATTGCCTTTATTCCCTTTGATAAGGCTTTTAGGCTATTTAGAATAGCTAGAGTATCCAGGTTGTTGAGTTTAACGCAGTTGTTTTACATAACTAAGGTTTTTAGAGTTGCTAGGATATTTATCTTTGTTCGTAGGTCGATTAAAGGGTTTCATAGGTTTATACAGACCAATGGGCTCAATTATATGTTGATCTTTACAGTTGTAGTAATCTTTCTAGGAGCAGTAGGTGTCCATAAATTTGAGAATAGAAGCTTTGAAGATGCTTTATGGTGGAGTTTAGTTACTGCCACAACGGTAGGTTATGGAGATATTGCCCCCAAGACTATTGAGGGAAGAATGATTGCAGCCTTGATTATGATTGTGGGAATTTCATTAATAGGAATGATTACAAGTACTTTATCAACCTTCTTTTCAAATGAGGAACGGAGAAAAGGGGATAATAGTAATCTTAAATTTGTAATAGAACAACTAAATAATATTGAGGATTTATCAGCAAAGGAAGTAAAGGAGCTTAAAAGAATTATCGATGCTTATCTAGATATGAAGTTATCTTCTTCAACTGAAGAGGAGGAATGA
- a CDS encoding DUF4363 family protein, translating into MSKFISYLIPILTLAIFILLMNSTPYLKPDDINRDLNNLEKNIDVANWKESQIDIKEIKSNFRRTVSLIQFFVEKDDINNLTNNLARLESSIKSKNKSSALLEVGEARQRWDTIGE; encoded by the coding sequence ATGAGTAAATTTATTAGCTACTTAATTCCTATACTCACCTTAGCTATCTTTATTCTGCTAATGAATTCAACCCCATACTTAAAGCCAGATGATATAAATAGAGATTTAAATAACCTAGAGAAGAATATAGATGTTGCTAATTGGAAAGAATCTCAAATAGATATTAAAGAAATAAAGAGTAATTTTAGAAGAACAGTCTCACTGATACAGTTCTTTGTAGAAAAAGATGATATAAATAATTTAACTAATAATCTAGCTAGATTAGAAAGCTCAATCAAATCTAAGAATAAAAGCTCTGCCCTACTAGAAGTAGGTGAAGCGCGCCAACGCTGGGATACCATAGGAGAATAA
- a CDS encoding metal ABC transporter permease, protein MLDIFTYSFMQRAFIVGNVIAVICPLIGVFLVLKRLSLIGNTLSHVALTGVAIGMIFGIYPIYTALAVSVLAAVGIEKLRKDYKDYAELSLSIILATGLGLATILISLSNNNSGIFSYLFGSISMVTKQDVLTVISLAVVIIGVVLYFYYGFFFLAFNESDAKLAGVPVKVLNILFMVLVSITVSLSMRIIGGLLVSSLITLPVAGSLQLAKSFKETIIYSVIFSILSVNTGLFISFYYDLASGGTIIVASVLYLIGAIIYKKFNSFLSRRSEVGF, encoded by the coding sequence TTGTTAGATATATTTACTTATTCTTTTATGCAGCGTGCTTTTATTGTAGGAAATGTTATAGCAGTTATCTGCCCTTTGATTGGTGTTTTTTTGGTATTAAAAAGATTATCTTTAATTGGTAATACTTTATCCCATGTAGCATTAACTGGTGTAGCAATTGGGATGATTTTTGGTATTTATCCTATCTATACTGCTTTAGCTGTTTCAGTTTTAGCTGCTGTAGGAATTGAAAAGTTACGTAAAGACTACAAGGATTATGCTGAATTATCATTATCAATTATTTTAGCCACGGGCTTGGGGTTAGCTACTATTCTAATTAGCTTATCTAATAATAATTCAGGAATTTTTAGCTATTTATTTGGTAGTATTTCAATGGTTACTAAGCAAGATGTATTGACTGTTATTTCTTTAGCAGTGGTTATTATAGGGGTTGTATTGTATTTCTATTATGGTTTTTTCTTCTTAGCCTTTAATGAGAGTGATGCTAAGTTAGCAGGGGTACCAGTAAAGGTGCTGAATATACTTTTTATGGTACTTGTTTCAATTACTGTCTCTTTATCGATGAGGATTATTGGGGGATTGTTAGTTTCATCATTGATTACTCTGCCTGTAGCAGGGAGTTTACAGTTAGCTAAAAGTTTTAAAGAGACTATTATATATAGTGTTATTTTTAGTATTTTATCAGTTAATACGGGGTTATTTATATCCTTCTATTATGATTTAGCCTCTGGAGGTACGATTATTGTAGCTAGTGTTCTTTACCTAATTGGGGCTATTATATATAAGAAGTTTAATAGCTTTCTATCTAGAAGGTCTGAAGTAGGATTTTAA